TCGCCCTCGTTGACGCGAACCGACCGCTGCCCGTACTCGTCACGGAGGTCCCCCGACAGGGTCGCCCGGACCTTCTCGTGGCGTTCGTGCAGCGGCGCCGAAGCGTCGTCGTTCCGCTGTTTGCGTGGTTGCTTGCTCATACTATCATCGTCGCCGTCGAGGCGACCGATCCGAATCGCTCCGCGACCTCGCGGGCGATGGGTCCTTTCAGTTCGGTACCGCGGGGGTCCTCGTTGTCGTCGACGACGACCGCCGCGTTGTCCTCGAACTTCACGCGGGTGCCGTCCGGACGGCGGATCGGCTTGCGCTGGCGGACGACGACCGCCTCCAGCACCTGCCGCCGCATCTCCGGGGTCCCCTTCGTGACCGAGACGGTGATCTTGTCACCGATGCCCGCCTTCGGATGGCGGTTCTTCGCTCCCGAGTAGCCGGCGATGGAGATGACCTTCAGTTCGCGTGCGCCGGTGTTGTCGGCGCAGTTGATCAGCGAGCCCTTCTCCAGGCCCTGGGTCACGTCCGCCTTCATCGCCTCCATCAGTCGTCACCTCCCTCGCGGGAAACGACCACGTGGCTCTTCGTCTTCGAGAGCGGTCGACACTCCGCTATCGTCACTGTCTCGCCCTCGTCGAGGTCGAGGCACTCCGGTGCGTGGGCCGGAACACGACTCCGCCGTTTCATCAGGCGGTCGTATTTCGGCACCGGCACGTCGTACTCTCGCTCGACGACGACGGTCTTGTCCATGTCGGTCGACGCGACTGTGCCCTCGATCGTCTGCCCGCGGACACTCAGCGTGCCGTGGAACGGGCAGTTATCGTCGTCACAGACCGCGTCGGGTTCTTGTACGTTCAATCCTAGCGCCATTTGCTATCACCAGATTTCTCCGTTCGTCGTGCTGGTCGCGCGACCAGCCTGCGCCCTTCGACAGTCACGAGCTCACCCGACGCGAGCTCGAACTCGAAGGTGGTCCCCGCTTTGGGGACCGTCGCGACCCGAGACGCGCGCTCGATTCCGAGGGTGTTCGTCGTCTCCGCGACGACGCGGCCCTCGATGCCGAGCAGGTCGGGGTTGTCGCTCGCGCGAACGCGAGCGGACAGCCCGACCAGTTCGTGTCGTGTGAGCGTCTCGGGTGTCAGCATCGTTACTCGGACTCCTCGAGGTCGCCTTCTGCTTCGCGGCTGACGCCGCTCAGCTGTCGGGACCTCATTCGAGGTCCCCCTCTTCGCGCTGGATCGTCTTGATCCGCGCGATCGCCTTCCGAAGCTCCTTGATGCGACCCGGGTTCTCCGGGGCGCCACCGGCGGCCTTGACCGCGCGGTCGTTGAGCAGCTCCGTCTCCAGCTCTTCGAGTTCCGACTCCCGCTCGGCGGGCGTCATGTCGCGGATCTCCTCGGTGTAGAGGACGGTCATTCGTCGTCACCCTCCTCGTCGTCGGCGTCGGCCTCGTCGGCCTCTTCCATCTCCTCGACGAGTTCCTCGGCTTCCGCCTCGGTCTCCTCGTCGAGTTCCTCGTCGACGGCCTCGTCGAGGTCCTCGAGTTCGTCCTCGATCTCGTCGTCGTCGGGCACGTCCACGTCGTCGAACTCCTCGGTCTCCTCGGCGGCCTCTTCGATGACCTCCTCGTCGACGTCGGGTTCGGCCGACTCCTCGTCGGCCTCGGACTCGGCCGCCGACTCGCCCTCGCCGTCCTCGGGCTCGCCCTCGAGGAGCTCTTCGACGGACTCGTCGTCGACGTCGGCGACGTAGTCCTCGACTTCCATGTCCTCGTAGACCTCGAAGTCGTCCGGAAGCTCGGCCTCCGGCGGGATGATCTTGACCTGCACGCCGATGGTGCCGAGCTTCATGACCGCGGTGCCGACCCCGTGGTCGACGATGTCCTCGGCCGGCTCACCGTTGTGCTTGATGTAGCCGCGGTTAAACTTCTCCACGCGCGAGCGGGCGCCCGTGACCTTCCCCGAGAGGACGATCTCGGCGCCCTTCGCGCCGGACTCCATGATCCGGTCGATCGTGGTGTGACCGGCTTTGCGGAAGTACCAGCCGCGTTCGAGGGCGTTTGCCAGGCGGTCGGCGACGATCCGGGCGTTGAGGTCCGGCTCGTCGACCTCCTGGACGTCCACCTGCGGGTCCTCCAGGTCGAAGCGGTCCTCGAGCTCCGTCGTGACCTTGCGGATGTTCTTCCCGCCCTTGCCGATGACCATCCCGGGCTTCTCGGCTTTCAGGACGATCTGGGTGCCCATCGGGGTCTTGGCGACCTCCATGCCGCCGTAACCCGCGCGGCCCAGCTCGTCGGCGAAGAACTCGTCGATCTGGGTGCGCTGGAGGCCGTCCTCGATGAACTGCTGTTCGTCGGCCATCAGTTCTCACCCTCCGGCTCTTCGAGGATCAACTCGACGTCGACCTGCGGGGAGTTCCAGGGGGATGCGCGCCCCATCGCGCGGGGCTTGCGACCCTGGGACTCGCCGACCTTGTGGGCGGCGACGTGCATGATCTCCATGTTCTCGCCGTCGAAGCCCTGCTCGTCGGCGTTGCCGACTGCGTTCTCGAGCAGGTCGAGGAAGCCTTTACTGGCCTTCTCTGGGTAGCGACCGGCGTCCCAGCCGTCGATGTCGTTTCGGTGACCGACGCCCGAGTTGTGCTGGCGGAACGGCACCGACTGCTCCTCGTCGATGACCGCCTGCAGGTACTCGACGGCGTCGCCCGCCGTCTTGCCCTTGATCTCGCGGGCGATGGCCTTGCTGTGCTTGTGGCTCATCTGACGCTCCCGAAGCATCGCTTTCGCCGTGGTCTCCGGGTCGGCGTCGACTGAGTAGCTGATTCCCATGTTATTTGAGCGGTACGAACTTCGAGGAGCGCGTGGCCCCGATGCCGGCCTGGCCGTGCTCGACGGAGGTCCGTGTCAGCTGGAACTCGCCGAGGTAGTGGCCGAGCATCTCCGGCTCGACGTTCACTCGCTCGAAGCTCTGGCCGGTGTAGACGGCGAAGGTCAGCCCGACCATCTCCGGCACGATCGGCATGTCGCGCAGATGCGTGCGGATGGGGTCGTTGGCGGTCTCCTCTTCGCCGGCCTCGCGGGCCTCGTCGAGCAGCTTCTCCTTCTCCACGGAGAGGCCGCGCGTGATACTTCGCCGCTGTCGAGCGGGCAGCAGTTCCGCGACGTCCTCCAGGCTCATGTCCTGCAGCTCGTCGAGCGTGTGACCACGGTAGGTGAACTCACCTTCGTGGCCGATCTGGTATTCCGAACTCATTTGTTGCCACCTCGGCCGGTACGGCGCGAGGAGATGTCACCCACTTTCCGGCCCGGCGGGGCGTCCCGCGAGACGGACTTGGGCTTGCCGGGGTGCTGGCGACCGCCCCCACCGAAGGGGTGGTCGACCGCGTTCATGGCCACGCCGCGAACGTTGGGCCACTTCGTGCCCCGCGCTTTCATCTTGTGGTGCTTGTTGCCGGCCTTGACGAACGGTTTCTCCGTCCGGCCACCGCCGGCCACGACGCCGATCGTCGCGCGGCACTCGGGGTCCAGCCGCTTGGTCTCTCCCGACGGGAGCGTGACGACCGCGACGTTGCGGTCGTGAGTCAGCAGCTGGGCGTTGACGCCCGAGGCGCGGGCGAACTTCCCGCCGTCGCCGGGGTTGGCCTCGACGTTACAGACGGGGATCCCCTCGGGGATCTCCGCCAGCGGGAGCGTGTTGCCCGGGGCGATCTCGGCGCTGACGCCGACCTGGATGTGGTCGCCGACGCCGACGCCCTCGGGCGCGAGGACGAGACGCTGGTCGCCGTCCTCGAACTCGATGGCCGCGACGGGCGCCGAGCGGGCCGGGTCGTGTTCGATGTCGACGACCGTCCCGTTGACGACGTCGCCGTCCTCGACCGTCCGGTGCGACAGTTCCGCCTTGTAGCGGTGCGACGGCGCCCGGAACGTCGAGGTGCCGCGACCGCGTCGTTGTCCCTGGATTCGTCGTCCCATGGTCAGAACACCCCGATCCGTGAGGCCACGTCCTCGGCCTCGTCGTCTTCAGAGAGCTCGACGTACGCCTTCTTCTCGCCGTCGGGCTGGACCTGCGTCGTCACGTTCACGACGGTGACGTCGAACTGCTCGGAGACGGCGTCGGCGATCTCCGGCTTGCTCGCGTCGCCGGCGACGACGAACTGGAGCTTGTTCTGGAAGTCCAGGTCGTCCATCGCCTTCTCCGTCATGTTCGGGTACTTGATGACGGAGTTCATCGGCTCTCACCTCCGGTGAGAACGATGAGCTCGTCGCGCGCTCCGCGTGCGACGGTGTTCATCGGTCGGCCACCTCCGAGACGGCCGATTCGGTCCAGATCGTGAGGCGACCGGCGTCGCCGCCGGGCGCCAGGTCCTCCGCGTTGACCTCGCGCGCGGTCGTCACGTCCGCGCCCGCGAGGTTGCGGGCGGCCGTCGAGGGCTCCTCGCTCGTCACGAAGAGGATCGACTTCGCGCGGTTGTACTTGCGCCCGCGGGTCGTCCCGCGGCCGGCGCGAACCGTCGCCTCGTCGGCGCGTTCGATGTCGGCGTCGACACCGAGGGTCTCGAGAACGTCGACGACCTCCTGGGTCTTGACCAGGTCCTCGAAGTCGTCGGAGACGACGAGCGGGAGCTCCGCGTCGTCGTCGAAGTCGTGGCCGCGGTCGGCGACGACTTCGGCGTCCGTCGTGGCCGCGAGGGCCGAGCGGACGGCGAGCTTCTTCTCTTTCGTGTTGATGTCGAGGCCCTGGTCTTTCTCCTCTTTCGGCGGATGGGCCTTGCGACCGCCGACGGTCTGGGGCACGCGCGCCCCCTGACCGTTCTCCCGGGGGACGTGGGCCATGCCGCGGCCGCTCCCCTGGGACTCGGCGGGCGTGCGCATCCCGGCGTAGTCGTCGGCTCCGTAGTCCTGCTTGCGGTTGGCCTGCGCGGCGTGGACGGCTCGCCGGATCAGGTCCGGGCGGAGGTCCGTCTCGAAGACGGCGGGGAGCTCGACGCTCCCGTCGTCGTCGCCGTTCAGGTCTCGTACTGTAGCTTCCATACGTTAGTCCTCCTGTGTGGTCGCGGCGGTCCCGCGCCCGCCCTGGTTGGACTGGGTCGAGACGTACCGGACCTCGGGGTCGAGGCGCGGCTGGTCGTTCGGGCGGACCGCCGGTCGGAAGCGCACGACGCGCTGGTCCGGACCGGGGACCGAGCCCTTGACGAGCGTGTACGGCCCGTCGACCTCGCCGTAGTTGACGAAGCCGCCCTCGACGGTGGCGTCGGTGCCCTCACCGATGTCGATGAGGCGCTTGTTCAGCTCGGTGCGCTGGTGGTACCCGGTCTGGCCCTGCTGGGGGACCGTCGAGCGCACGCGCGAAGGGTTCCACGGACCGAGGTTGCCGATGCGTCGGCGCCAGCCCTGGCGGGCGTGTTTGCCCTTCCGCTTCTGGACGCCCCAGCGCTTGACGGGACCCTGGGTCCCTTTCCCCTTGGTGACCGCGGCCACGTCGGCGTACTCGCCGGCGCGGAAGACGTCGGTCATCGAGTGCTCGCCGCCGTCGGCGACCAGATCGAGACCGAAGTCGAGGCGGTCGTCGAGCGAGCCGCCGCCGACTCGGGTCTCCATGACCTCGGGCTTCTTGCGCGGGACGCCGGCGATGTCGTTGGGGACGGTGTGCGTGATGACGCGCACGTCGCCCAGGTCGCCGGCCTCGTGTGCTTGTCGGATCTGTTCCTCTGCGGCGTCAGCGTCGTGGTCCTCCGGCACGTCGATGGTCCGGTCGAGCTCACCGTGGAACTCGTCGGCCCACACTTCCGTGAGGGGACGCTGGCCGTACGGCGTCGATTCGTAGGCTCGGAGCGCGACCGCGCGCATCGGCGGCGTCTCGATGACCGTCACC
This DNA window, taken from Halosimplex litoreum, encodes the following:
- a CDS encoding 50S ribosomal protein L2 — encoded protein: MGRRIQGQRRGRGTSTFRAPSHRYKAELSHRTVEDGDVVNGTVVDIEHDPARSAPVAAIEFEDGDQRLVLAPEGVGVGDHIQVGVSAEIAPGNTLPLAEIPEGIPVCNVEANPGDGGKFARASGVNAQLLTHDRNVAVVTLPSGETKRLDPECRATIGVVAGGGRTEKPFVKAGNKHHKMKARGTKWPNVRGVAMNAVDHPFGGGGRQHPGKPKSVSRDAPPGRKVGDISSRRTGRGGNK
- a CDS encoding ribonuclease P protein component 1, with the translated sequence MLTPETLTRHELVGLSARVRASDNPDLLGIEGRVVAETTNTLGIERASRVATVPKAGTTFEFELASGELVTVEGRRLVARPARRTEKSGDSKWR
- a CDS encoding 50S ribosomal protein L22 codes for the protein MGISYSVDADPETTAKAMLRERQMSHKHSKAIAREIKGKTAGDAVEYLQAVIDEEQSVPFRQHNSGVGHRNDIDGWDAGRYPEKASKGFLDLLENAVGNADEQGFDGENMEIMHVAAHKVGESQGRKPRAMGRASPWNSPQVDVELILEEPEGEN
- the rpl4p gene encoding 50S ribosomal protein L4, yielding MEATVRDLNGDDDGSVELPAVFETDLRPDLIRRAVHAAQANRKQDYGADDYAGMRTPAESQGSGRGMAHVPRENGQGARVPQTVGGRKAHPPKEEKDQGLDINTKEKKLAVRSALAATTDAEVVADRGHDFDDDAELPLVVSDDFEDLVKTQEVVDVLETLGVDADIERADEATVRAGRGTTRGRKYNRAKSILFVTSEEPSTAARNLAGADVTTAREVNAEDLAPGGDAGRLTIWTESAVSEVADR
- the rpmC gene encoding 50S ribosomal protein L29; translated protein: MTVLYTEEIRDMTPAERESELEELETELLNDRAVKAAGGAPENPGRIKELRKAIARIKTIQREEGDLE
- a CDS encoding 50S ribosomal protein L14; translated protein: MEAMKADVTQGLEKGSLINCADNTGARELKVISIAGYSGAKNRHPKAGIGDKITVSVTKGTPEMRRQVLEAVVVRQRKPIRRPDGTRVKFEDNAAVVVDDNEDPRGTELKGPIAREVAERFGSVASTATMIV
- a CDS encoding 30S ribosomal protein S17, whose product is MALGLNVQEPDAVCDDDNCPFHGTLSVRGQTIEGTVASTDMDKTVVVEREYDVPVPKYDRLMKRRSRVPAHAPECLDLDEGETVTIAECRPLSKTKSHVVVSREGGDD
- a CDS encoding 30S ribosomal protein S19, whose product is MSSEYQIGHEGEFTYRGHTLDELQDMSLEDVAELLPARQRRSITRGLSVEKEKLLDEAREAGEEETANDPIRTHLRDMPIVPEMVGLTFAVYTGQSFERVNVEPEMLGHYLGEFQLTRTSVEHGQAGIGATRSSKFVPLK
- a CDS encoding 30S ribosomal protein S3 gives rise to the protein MADEQQFIEDGLQRTQIDEFFADELGRAGYGGMEVAKTPMGTQIVLKAEKPGMVIGKGGKNIRKVTTELEDRFDLEDPQVDVQEVDEPDLNARIVADRLANALERGWYFRKAGHTTIDRIMESGAKGAEIVLSGKVTGARSRVEKFNRGYIKHNGEPAEDIVDHGVGTAVMKLGTIGVQVKIIPPEAELPDDFEVYEDMEVEDYVADVDDESVEELLEGEPEDGEGESAAESEADEESAEPDVDEEVIEEAAEETEEFDDVDVPDDDEIEDELEDLDEAVDEELDEETEAEAEELVEEMEEADEADADDEEGDDE
- the rpl3p gene encoding 50S ribosomal protein L3 → MPGTNRPRKGSLGFGPRTRAASETPRFNSWPDDDGQPGLQGFAGYKAGMTHVVLINDEPDSPREGMEETVPVTVIETPPMRAVALRAYESTPYGQRPLTEVWADEFHGELDRTIDVPEDHDADAAEEQIRQAHEAGDLGDVRVITHTVPNDIAGVPRKKPEVMETRVGGGSLDDRLDFGLDLVADGGEHSMTDVFRAGEYADVAAVTKGKGTQGPVKRWGVQKRKGKHARQGWRRRIGNLGPWNPSRVRSTVPQQGQTGYHQRTELNKRLIDIGEGTDATVEGGFVNYGEVDGPYTLVKGSVPGPDQRVVRFRPAVRPNDQPRLDPEVRYVSTQSNQGGRGTAATTQED
- a CDS encoding 50S ribosomal protein L23: MNSVIKYPNMTEKAMDDLDFQNKLQFVVAGDASKPEIADAVSEQFDVTVVNVTTQVQPDGEKKAYVELSEDDEAEDVASRIGVF